The following proteins are encoded in a genomic region of Gossypium hirsutum isolate 1008001.06 chromosome D05, Gossypium_hirsutum_v2.1, whole genome shotgun sequence:
- the LOC107931146 gene encoding serine/threonine-protein kinase D6PK, whose product MASKSSTRPSQTAEGNSRRPSPIQIPKTSKSELVAPSKPHKLESVDSLTEKVDSDLSLSAPKEVQNHVGSGLSQIGEQEKKALEHGSNSASAKSSDGATGVVKVSGGAKVGDRPDYIESGKSSMCRGSTSSDVSDESTCSSLSSSINKPHKANDIRWEAIQAVRAKDGVLGLNHFRLLKRLGCGDIGSVYLSELSGTKCYFAMKVMDKASLASRKKLLRAQTEREILQSLDHPFLPTLYTHFETDKFSCLVMEFCPGGDLHTLRQRQPGKHFTEQAVKFYVAEVLLSLEYLHMLGVVYRDLKPENVLVREDGHIMLSDFDLSLRCTVSPTLIKSSTLESEPLRKNSGYCVQPACIQPSCIQPSCVAPTTCFSPRFFSSKSKKDRKPKNDMGNQVSPLPELIAEPTNARSMSFVGTHEYLAPEIIKGEGHGSAVDWWTFGIFLYELLFGKTPFKGSGNRATLFNVVGQPLRFPESPVVSFSAKDLIRGLLVKEPQHRLAYKRGATEIKQHPFFEGVNWALIRCASPPEIPKPVDIERIRTPTSSAGDKPSVPAAKDQSNYLEFDFF is encoded by the exons ATGGCCTCGAAATCCAGCACCAGACCTTCACAAACAGCCGAAGGTAACTCTCGCAGGCCTTCTCCTATACAAATCCCAAAGACGAGCAAATCAGAGCTCGTTGCACCATCGAAACCTCATAAATTAGAGTCCGTTGATTCCTTGACGGAGAAAGTAGATTCGGATCTATCTTTGAGTGCTCCGAAAGAAGTTCAAAATCATGTTGGTTCTGGATTAAGTCAGATTGGTGAACAAGAGAAGAAAGCATTGGAACATGGAAGTAATTCAGCTTCGGCTAAATCCAGTGATGGGGCCACTGGCGTTGTCAAGGTTAGTGGTGGTGCCAAAGTCGGTGACCGTCCGGATTATATTGAGAGTGGTAAGAGCAGTATGTGTAGAGGTAGTACAAGCAGTGATGTGAGCGATGAAAGTACGTGTAGCAGCTTAAGTAGCAGTATCAACAAACCTCATAAGGCAAATGATATAAGGTGGGAAGCCATACAGGCCGTCCGAGCAAAAGACGGTGTATTGGGTTTGAACCATTTTAGATTACTGAAGAGATTAGGCTGCGGAGATATCGGAAGTGTCTATCTTTCGGAATTAAGTGGAACAAAGTGTTATTTTGCAATGAAGGTGATGGATAAAGCTTCTCTAGCAAGTCGTAAGAAACTTCTTCGAGCTCAAACAGAAAGAGAAATACTACAATCCTTGGACCATCCTTTCCTTCCAACATTGTATACGCATTTCGAGACTgataaattttcgtgtttagtGATGGAGTTCTGCCCTGGAGGTGATTTGCATACACTACGACAAAGACAACCAGGAAAGCATTTTACCGAGCAAGCCGTAAA GTTCTATGTAGCAGAAGTTCTCCTTTCTTTGGAATATCTCCACATGCTTGGTGTTGTTTATCGTGATCTCAAGCCGGAAAATGTTCTTGTTCGAGAAGATGGACATATAATGCTTTCGGATTTTGATCTTTCCCTTCGTTGTACTGTTAGTCCAACACTAATAAAGTCATCCACACTTGAGTCTGAACCCTTGCGAAAGAATTCGGGTTATTGTGTACAACCAGCTTGCATCCAGCCTTCCTGCATCCAGCCATCATGTGTCGCCCCTACGACATGTTTTTCACCCCGTTTCTTTTCATCAAAATCCAAAAAAGATCGGAAACCCAAGAACGATATGGGGAACCAAGTCAGTCCATTGCCCGAGCTTATTGCCGAGCCAACAAATGCTCGCTCCATGTCATTCGTGGGAACCCATGAGTACTTGGCACCTGAAATTATCAAAGGTGAGGGACATGGAAGTGCTGTTGATTGGTGGACATTCGGGATCTTCTTATACGAGCTATTGTTTGGTAAAACTCCTTTCAAAGGGTCTGGGAACCGAGCGACCCTCTTCAATGTTGTAGGGCAGCCCTTGAGGTTCCCGGAATCACCGGTAGTAAGTTTTTCAGCAAAAGATTTGATAAGGGGCTTGCTGGTCAAAGAGCCACAGCATAGGTTGGCATACAAGCGAGGAGCAACGGAGATTAAGCAACATCCTTTCTTTGAAGGTGTAAACTGGGCTTTAATCCGTTGTGCAAGTCCACCAGAGATTCCAAAACCGGTTGACATAGAACGGATTCGAACCCCTACCTCATCAGCCGGTGATAAACCTTCTGTTCCTGCTGCTAAGGATCAAAGTAACTATCTCGAATTcgatttcttttaa